A genomic window from Chitinispirillum alkaliphilum includes:
- a CDS encoding diguanylate cyclase — protein sequence MLRRYHSKCNSINRDAVIYPGVGVLGTFFKEGLKPLNLSDIPNNSITLYYYTKDVGVRSLMASPITADGVERGVVIVDHENKNHFTDEDHAFLNTAAALLGQSVFNMYKYNEHRLEHRRFLAANEIEQHLFSHNQIDQILDELTEIIPYSISCDRLTISIRDENNSGQAIIVRAAGLNSEDLTGKTFSLERKTIASILYAKNLSFYRDFAKDHHEKRYFENEPKCDNLVSFLAMPFGVTECKGMILIESRKHNAFGKSKHDLLCRLATSAGIAIERHLTLEKTKALATHDGLTGLYNHRQFQSTLTDFTLRSTRYNDPVVLVLCDIDYFKKINDTYGHPFGDTVLKGIAAKLESSIREGVDIAARYGGEEFALILYKTDHKSAVDTTERIRNKISGESFNAPGGEKVQITMSFGLAEYGKHAKQVDELIKKADKALYRAKENGRNRIEVF from the coding sequence ATGCTTCGACGCTACCACTCTAAATGTAACAGCATAAATAGAGATGCTGTAATTTATCCTGGTGTGGGTGTCCTTGGAACATTTTTTAAGGAGGGACTTAAGCCCTTAAACCTCAGCGATATCCCCAATAACAGCATCACTCTCTACTATTATACCAAGGATGTAGGTGTACGTTCTCTGATGGCAAGTCCAATCACCGCTGATGGTGTAGAGCGTGGTGTGGTGATTGTGGATCATGAGAATAAAAACCACTTTACTGACGAAGATCATGCATTTCTAAACACTGCTGCAGCACTCCTTGGACAATCTGTTTTCAATATGTATAAGTACAATGAACACAGACTTGAGCACAGAAGATTCCTCGCTGCAAACGAAATCGAACAACATCTCTTTTCACATAATCAGATTGATCAGATACTTGATGAATTGACAGAAATTATCCCCTACTCCATTTCCTGCGACCGTCTTACTATCAGTATAAGGGATGAAAACAATTCCGGTCAGGCAATCATTGTAAGAGCTGCAGGGTTGAACAGCGAAGATTTGACAGGTAAAACATTTAGTCTCGAACGTAAAACGATTGCCAGTATACTGTATGCAAAAAATCTCTCCTTTTATCGTGATTTTGCAAAAGATCACCACGAAAAACGCTACTTTGAAAACGAGCCAAAATGCGACAACCTTGTCTCTTTTCTGGCTATGCCCTTTGGGGTTACAGAATGTAAGGGGATGATTTTAATTGAATCACGCAAACACAACGCTTTTGGTAAATCAAAACACGACCTTCTTTGCCGCCTTGCGACAAGCGCCGGAATAGCTATCGAACGACACCTCACCCTCGAAAAAACAAAAGCTCTTGCAACCCACGACGGCCTTACCGGCTTATATAACCACAGACAATTCCAAAGTACATTAACTGATTTCACCCTGCGTTCAACCAGATACAACGACCCTGTTGTGCTCGTGCTGTGTGACATAGATTACTTCAAGAAAATAAATGACACCTACGGCCACCCTTTCGGCGACACGGTACTCAAGGGTATAGCAGCTAAACTCGAAAGCAGTATTCGGGAAGGGGTAGACATTGCCGCACGGTATGGAGGAGAGGAATTTGCGCTGATACTGTACAAAACAGATCATAAAAGCGCTGTAGATACCACCGAAAGAATCCGAAACAAGATCTCCGGTGAGAGTTTCAATGCCCCGGGCGGAGAGAAGGTTCAAATCACTATGAGCTTTGGACTGGCAGAATACGGCAAACACGCCAAACAGGTTGACGAATTGATAAAAAAAGCAGACAAAGCACTGTACAGAGCAAAGGAAAATGGCAGAAACAGAATAGAGGTTTTTTAA
- a CDS encoding DNA repair protein RadA, whose amino-acid sequence MAKKQKTAFVCSNCGEDYPKWLGKCENCGEWDSLTEFRIGSKTTQRSNVSFRQQPPKITSLQTHESETNSRITSSMNGVDPVLGGGLVMGSFVLLAGDPGIGKSTLVLQLMSCWSESNNVFYVSGEESVQQVSLRAKRLGVEQSPIQVITETNMENLLEIFSEHKADIVVIDSIQTMYTDSVESAPGSVAQIRECGAMILRYAKTENVSVVIVGHVTKEGTIAGPRVLEHMVDTVLQFEGDGRYNYRIVRSVKNRFGPAGEIALFSMTDSGLKENSSMSEFLLMNREEPIPGTAIAPVLEGTRVLVLEIQALVNNSHFGIPQRVASGINPKKLSLLIAVLEKYDGLVLGDHDIFLNIAGGLSVGEPAADIAIIAALLSSFHNKPLRKDLAFIGELGLGGEIRPVNNMSARLKELIKMGFKECVVARPHRKSDWVDQCGDSISLIMCSGVTDIRDVIF is encoded by the coding sequence AGTGGGACTCTCTAACTGAATTCCGTATAGGCAGCAAAACCACTCAGCGCAGTAATGTCTCTTTCAGACAACAGCCTCCAAAGATAACCTCTCTTCAAACCCATGAAAGCGAAACGAATTCCCGCATAACAAGTTCGATGAATGGGGTCGATCCGGTGCTTGGGGGAGGACTGGTAATGGGGTCATTTGTCTTGCTGGCTGGAGATCCCGGAATAGGAAAATCAACTCTTGTTTTGCAGCTTATGTCTTGCTGGTCCGAGTCAAATAACGTTTTCTATGTATCAGGAGAGGAATCTGTGCAGCAGGTTTCTTTACGGGCAAAACGTCTTGGAGTAGAACAGTCACCGATTCAGGTAATTACTGAAACAAACATGGAGAACCTTCTTGAGATCTTCTCTGAGCATAAGGCGGATATTGTAGTCATTGATTCGATCCAAACTATGTATACTGATTCTGTGGAAAGTGCACCTGGCAGTGTCGCTCAGATCAGGGAGTGTGGAGCGATGATTCTGCGTTATGCTAAAACAGAGAACGTGTCGGTTGTTATAGTTGGTCATGTGACAAAAGAGGGAACAATTGCAGGGCCGAGGGTATTGGAGCATATGGTTGATACTGTGCTTCAGTTTGAAGGTGATGGGCGTTATAACTACCGGATCGTCCGCTCTGTTAAAAATCGTTTCGGTCCCGCAGGGGAAATTGCCCTTTTCAGTATGACAGACAGTGGGTTAAAAGAGAACTCCAGTATGTCGGAGTTTTTATTGATGAACCGGGAAGAGCCAATACCCGGAACTGCAATCGCTCCTGTACTTGAGGGAACGAGAGTTCTTGTGCTCGAAATTCAGGCTCTTGTAAATAATTCCCATTTCGGGATTCCTCAGAGAGTCGCTTCCGGCATTAATCCCAAAAAGCTTTCATTGCTGATTGCAGTGCTTGAGAAATATGATGGGTTGGTGTTAGGGGATCATGATATTTTTCTCAATATTGCGGGAGGATTGAGTGTGGGAGAACCTGCTGCGGATATTGCGATTATTGCTGCTTTACTCTCCTCCTTTCATAACAAACCACTGAGAAAAGATTTGGCTTTCATTGGAGAGCTTGGCCTGGGAGGGGAGATCAGGCCGGTAAACAACATGAGTGCAAGATTGAAAGAACTTATCAAAATGGGATTCAAAGAATGTGTGGTAGCCCGGCCTCATCGTAAATCAGACTGGGTTGATCAGTGCGGAGACTCAATATCTCTCATTATGTGTTCCGGTGTAACTGACATCCGCGACGTAATTTTCTGA